One Periophthalmus magnuspinnatus isolate fPerMag1 chromosome 15, fPerMag1.2.pri, whole genome shotgun sequence genomic window carries:
- the ecd gene encoding protein ecdysoneless homolog, producing the protein MDVLQRRVAQEDTVQYKLFLVQFADINQIEKRLTNLMEEIWGKFATLLAQYIWHHQPFNLKLYHEKGDIPAHLGGSTQFTDNVEDEWFIVYLLQQITEAFPELAARVEDNDGEFLLIEAADYLPKWLNPDTSENRVFIYRGDMHIIPCPTHSNTVGIPKDEVPSLAKALSLLSSNSDACHPSSKISSAVKMRLKGYPEKIQTELHHAHCFIPASIALVLAKRPDLVAPAVSAFYLRDPVDLQACRNFKMFPPDTRILTMVTFTRCLFAQLQQQQFTPDRRSGFALPPRSDPKYKAHDLGMKLAHGFEILCSKTRMPSSEPNVPVSCNPQWKGFIECLKRNGYFKGEIEGSMLYKELIYTAENFFKQSVYSEFNALSPGDEVLQLLQSLPTFSLEELKEKESQLPPEDNDSWLDITEQDLEQMLQERARNCDGVEFQKSSVSHSKDEPVGIQVEKDAGYSLVAVSQGVKNFLNAMSSHEGAELPHFSQPFSFDPNSMVNALDNLLEGNDDEELDSDDLDDDDDAENEREFSVPSEMNEAETLNSLKKYMDQMDEELMGTDIGKSFNQNHKPDPPDGSSHSSGESSFNMDERAGETEEDIQPLDIDLNLITNLLESLSSQAGLAGPASNLIQSLGIHLPPNSDPS; encoded by the exons atgGACGTGCTTCAGAGGAGAGTTGCCCAAGAGGACACCGTACAGTACAAACTCTTTCTCGTTCAGTTTGCCGACATTAATCAAATAGAAAAACGTCTGACTAATTTAATGGAGGAGATTTGGGGAAAGTTCGCAACGCTCCTGGCACAGTACATTTGGCACCATCAACCTTTTAACCTCAAGTTATATCATGAGAAAG GGGATATTCCTGCTCATCTGGGAGGAAGCACTCAGTTTACGGATAATGTGGAGGATGAGTGGTTTATAGTTTATCTTCTTCAGCAAATAACAGAAGCATTCCCCGAGCTTGCAGCCAG AGTTGAAGATAATGATGGGGAGTTTCTTCTAATTGAAGCAGCAGATTATCTACCCAAGTGGTTAAATCCAGATACTAGTGAAAACAGA gtgtttatttatagagggGACATGCACATAATTCCCTGCCCCACTCATTCAAATACAGTGGGTATCCCTAAAGATGAAGTACCAAGTTTGGCTAAAGCTCTGTCACTGCTGTCATCCAATTCAGATGCATGTCATCCAAGCAGTAAGATTTCCTCTGCAGTAAAAATGAGACTTAAAGG gtATCCAGAGAAGATTCAGACAGAATTGCACCATGCTCACTGTTTTATACCTGCAAGCATTGCATTAGTACTAGCAAAGCGTCCTGATCTTGTGGCTCCTGCTGTATCAGCATTTTATCTGCGGGACCCAGTTGATCTCCAAGCTTGTCGAAACTTCAAGATGTTTCCTCCAGATACACGCATTCTCACTATG gtaACATTCACTCGTTGCTTGTTTGCTCAGCTACAGCAACAACAGTTCACTCCCGATCGTAGGAGTGGCTTTGCACTTCCTCCACGCTCCGATCCCAAGTACAAGGCTCATGACTTGGGCATGAAACTg GCACATGGTTTTGAGATTCTGTGTTCGAAGACCAGGATGCCATCTTCAGAGCCTAATGTTCCAGTTAGCTGTAACCCTCAATGGAAGGGATTTATTGAATGTTTGAAAAGAAATGGCTACTTCAAG GGAGAAATTGAGGGTTCAATGCTTTACAAAGAGCTTATATACACAGCTGAGAACTTTTTCAAGCAGTCTGTCTATTCTGAATTTAA TGCTTTATCACCAGGTGACGAAGTTCTCCAGCTGTTGCAAAGTCTTCCTACTTTTAGCCTGGAAGAGCTCAAAGAAAAGGAGTCACAGCTCCCCCCAGAGGACA atGACAGTTGGCTAGATATTACAGAACAGGATTTGGAACAAATGTTACAAGAAAGAGCCAGAAATTGTGATGGTGTGGAATTCCAGAAATCCAGTGTGAGCCATAGCAAAGATGAACCAGTTGGCATCCAAGTGGAAAAAGATGCTGGATACAGTTTGGTAGCTGTCAGTCAGGGAGTAAAGAACTTCCTGAATGCCATGTCTTCTCATGAGGGAGCTGAGCTGCCACA CTTTAGTCAACCTTTTAGTTTTGACCCAAACTCGATGGTCAACGCATTGGACAACCTCCTAG AGGGCAATGATGATGAAGAACTTGATTCTGATGAcctagatgatgatgatgatgcagAAAATGAAAGAGAGTTTTCTGTTCCATCTGAAATGAACGAAGCTGAGACACTGAATAGTCTTAAGAAATACATGGACCAAATGGATGAGGAACTAATGGGCACGGATATTGGGAAGAGTTTTAATCAG AACCATAAGCCAGATCCCCCAGATGGCTCCTCTCACTCATCTGGAGAAAGTAGTTTCAACATGGATGAAAGAGCTGGAGAGACTGAAGAAGACATCCAGCCTCTAGACATAGACTTGAATCTAATCACAAATCTATTAGAGTCTCTAAGCTCTCAGGCTGGTTTGGCTGGACCTGCATCTAACCTGATTCAGAGTTTGGGTATTCACCTGCCACCCAACTCTGACCCCTCATGA
- the fam149b1 gene encoding protein FAM149B1 isoform X1, which produces MISRYSRRPVSHKLEIRGLSRSSLDHHPVPEEADDDQSTPRYLHDLQEGCSTHNSSETSAASVHSDCSTIITVDFNQSWSGLQSSTGTGISTERSSVFSWGYDEFDKAASRQVQQMFEEIDKELYEGRGSGGGILPGLQDECQQWASRFPHLRIIGTQLVCPTDEGFQWYSTSGKSCSSSSLSAVKESNVKSPESNHSNTELNVQGKKALLRKPSSSEFKELPGASSGSSHHDNSKVIEVEGVMEEYLAFDSQDMDGEREPNSSDSGRRYHCLPPVSPYRCRRQAVLDLLFDDVWRQLVGWTKELVQRHWEGCTLINEEKLCGNLSPVPQKSSHPFMLLSTLPTTLPKLGLGRVPPLAGLPIQNTKSRGSKHKSRRKTKKQKRPSSTARAPVGAAVQHNLNDLIVIQSIPLQQRNLTTLDRSQDPDERLYPRPGSSVVPSNKARPRRMLEQSSSSLSRPAQSARRRNPPPRTLLPLVPSLSQSTAGSMDEIIRGTRLPTANTSPLLPLSRNTLLPPIGTGDQETSYALPNSKPAQRQKGPSSRAHSAVNEEAGSSIPRDRHHLLDAFSRPNTTHTYRSDTPYRRSFTILDNISQGRPGRASVAADALGIGVTGVSLGISSSSFLESFSHHPLSHSPIKDEDEPNSHGAVPAPLMPVSIPRPYTRGGISSRAGRPGL; this is translated from the exons ATGATTTCACGATACAGCAGAAGACCAGTATCGCACAAACTTGAAAT TCGTGGTTTGTCTCGGAGCAGCCTTGACCACCACCCTGTCCCTGAAGAGGCAGATGATGATCAGTCTACCCCACGCTACCTCCATGACCTCCAGGAAGGGTGTTCTACTCACAACAG CTCCGAGACATCTGCTGCATCAGTCCACTCAGACTGTTCGACTATTATTACCGTGGACTTTAATCAGTCCTGGTCAGGTCTTCAGAGTTCAACAGGAACTGGCATCTCCACAGAGAGGAGCTCTGTTTTCTCCTGGGGCTATGAT GAATTTGACAAGGCTGCATCACGGCAGGTGCAGCAAATGTTTGAGGAGATCGACAAAGAGCTTTATGAGGGTAGAGGCAGTGGGGGAGGGATTCTGCCAGGTCTGCAAGATGAATGTCAACAATGGGCTTCACGATTTCCACATCTTCG AATCATTGGCACTCAGTTGGTGTGTCCCACTGATGAAGGCTTCCAGTGGTATTCTACCTCAGGAAAAAGCTGTTCATCTAGCAGTCTGTCAGCAGTCAAAGAGAGCAATGTCAAATCCCCAGAGAGCAACCACAGCAACACAGA gcTGAATGTTCAAGGTAAAAAAGCATTGTTGAGAAAACCCTCCTCATCAGAATTCAAAGAACTTCCAGGGGCCTCCAGTGGATCCAGCCATCATGACAACTCCAAAGTGATAGAAGTGGAGGGTGTCATGGAGGAGTACCTGGCGTTTGATAGCCAGGATAT GGATGGTGAAAGAGAGCCTAACAGTTCAGATTCGGGGCGTAGGTATCATTGCTTACCGCCTGTCTCCCCATACCGCTGTCGGCGTCAGGCTGTTCTGGACCTGTTGTTTGATGATGTGTGGCGGCAGCTGGTTGGGTGGACAAAAGAGCTTGTTCAACGGCATTGGGAAGGGTGTACTTTGA tcaaTGAAGAAAAGCTTTGTGGAAACTTAAGCCCTGTCCCACAAAAATCAAGCCATCCATTCATGCTGCTCTCTACTCTGCCTACCACACTTCCCAAACTGGGTCTGGGCAGGGTGCCCCCACTTGCAGGCTTACCAATACAA AACACTAAGTCAAGGGGCTCAAAGCACAAGTCCAGACGGAAAACCAAAAAGCAGAAAAGGCCTTCCAGT ACTGCAAGAGCCCCTGTTGGAGCAGCAGTACAGCACAACCTGAACGACCTCATTGTCATCCAAAGCATACCTCTTCAACAGAGAAATCTGACTACACTGGATAGGAGCCA AGACCCAGATGAGAGGCTGTACCCCAGACCAGGCTCTAGTGTTGTTCCTTCAAACAAAGCTCGTCCTCGGCGGATGCTAGAGCAGAGCTCCTCCTCTTTGTCCCGTCCAGCACAGTCAGCCCGGCGCAGAAACCCTCCTCCCCGCACGCTCCTGCCCCTGGTCCCTTCTCTGAGTCAGTCTACAGCAGGCTCTATGGATGAGATCATCCGTGGGACACGATT gcCCACAGCAAACACATCTCCACTGCTACCTCTGAGCAGAAACACCCTTCTTCCCCCCATTGGCACTGGAGATCAAGAGACATCTTATGCACTGCCAAACTCTAAGCCTGCACAG CGTCAGAAAGGACCATCCAGCCGCGCTCACAGTGCTGTAAATGAAGAAGCTGGCAGCTCCATACCCAGAGATCGTCATCACCTACTCGATGCTTTCTCTCGCCCTAACACCACCCACACATACAGG TCAGACACTCCTTATCGTCGCTCCTTCACTATATTAGATAACATCAGTCAGGGGAGGCCAGGAAGGGCCTCTGTGGCAGCAG ATGCTTTGGGTATTGGTGTGACTGGTGTTAGTCTTGGCATCAGCAGCTCTTCCTTTTTGGAGTCATTTTCCCACCATCCATTGAGCCACTCGCCCATCAAAGATGAAGATGAACCAAATTCACACGGTGCTGTCCCAG CTCCACTGATGCCTGTGTCCATCCCACGACCTTATACTCGAGGAGGAATTTCATCCAGAGCTGGAAGACCTGGTTTATAA
- the dnajc9 gene encoding dnaJ homolog subfamily C member 9 encodes MGLLERCDELFKTSNLYEVLGTTKHATEADIRKAYYKVSLRIHPDRAPDDPRATDKFQVLGKVYAVLSDEEQRKVYDEQGIVDEETDALSQVRCWEEYWRALFPQITVQDIIEFKKKYKGTEEERQDILQYYVRYKGDMDAIMESVLCGSADDEPRISSIIQDAIDNNEVATLSAFTKESEKKKKARRKRADKERQEAEQMQKEMGLGDDDESLTKMIKLRQASSVKNFNSFLTNLEEKYAPKTGKSKKGKK; translated from the exons ATGGGTTTGCTCGAGCGCTGTGATGAGCTGTTTAAGACCTCCAACCTGTACGAAGTGCTCGGGACCACAAAGCACGCGACTGAAGCGGACATACGCAAAGCCTACTACAAAGTGTCTCTCAGAATTCACCCTGACCGGGCTCCAGACGACCCGCGGGCCACGGACAAGTTCCAG GTGCTGGGTAAAGTGTACGCAGTGTTGagtgatgaagagcagaggaaggTGTACGATGAGCAGGGCATTGTGGATGAGGAGACCGATGCACTGAGCCAGGTCCGCTGCTGGGAAGAATACTGGAGAGCCCTTTTCCCACAG ATAACAGTGCAAGATATAATTgaatttaagaaaaaatacaaaggcACAGAAGAAGAGCGTCAGGATATTCTTCAGTATTATGTGCGATACAAGGGGGACATGGACGCCATCATGGAGTCCGTTCTGTGCGGCTCTGCAGATGACGAGCCGAGAATCTCCAGCATCATCCAGGATGCCATTGATAATAATGAAGTGGCTACATTGTCTGCTTTCACTAAAGAAagtgaaaagaagaaaaaggccAGAAGGAAGAGG GCTGACAAAGAGAGACAAGAAGCTGAGCAAATGCAGAAAGAAATGGGTCTTGGAGATGATGATGAGAGTTTGACAAAGATGATTAAG ctaAGACAGGCATCCAGTGTCAAGAACTTTAACAGTTTTCTGACTAACCTGGAAGAAAAATATGCTCCAAAAACTGGAAAatcaaaaaaaggaaaaaagtaa
- the ndnfl gene encoding protein NDNF: protein MLPLSLSWSFGAVLVLYWSSFWPQVRSSLSPENEVPLRPTTWLPEGKTTHVKLPKGRTVRLYFTLKKKTPGMSVTVSPCNLPIEWSLAARTLKDNPFKSLQWSTKKSTPEVWWRGPSTEEKIHSFSGNSVNTYTGPSSPHASIYILRLRSKQHSSKTTVYLHDGTGSSGAFPLLPKDSRVHTLGVGMTSVTLNWSPSPSLISQKGYEYCVLVNSKNNYPSMCAAQESIRRKIEDIQNRNEKKRRMTPWPILKEWWWEQWDSYPDPQNTDELEELQCVCKGAENVCTVSELLPDTQYYFDVFVMDKLNETSMAYTGTYARTHEEARPDITTLREGELRWVNFPDRSFNSEQFFSFRPRGWQQSGLLTLQSCGGDEKVKVTVSNKGQVLETQKVGGDLLQIWLQGSPSYLIHLEREGTPTKKTPVALPAGLTASVKMQTSSAYHKRGVPSLPSTLQIKSFNKLRTCNSVTIAWIGTEERSLYCVYRRKLNSREAESGKVLVLNAPCLGPESRSDTERVLCKYFQELNPRRAVTTAVISGLEPGMAYVFDVYLMRRWGIPIKYTSKMVKTRRDC from the exons ATGCTACCTCTTTCATTGTCCTGGAGTTTTGGAGCAGTTCTGGTGCTGTATTGGAGTTCTTTTTGGCCTCAAGTCCGATCATCGCTTTCACCTGAGAATGAGGTGCCCCTTCGACCCACAACATGGCTGCCAGAGGGGAAGACCACCCATGTAAAACTGCCCAAAGGGAGGACAGTCAG gcTGTACTTCACCCTAAAGAAGAAGACACCAGGAATGTCAGTGACTGTCAGCCCCTGTAATTTGCCAATTGAGTGGAGTTTAGCAGCACGGACATTGAAGGATAACCCATTCAAGAGTCTGCAGT GGAGCACAAAGAAGAGCACACCAGAGGTTTGGTGGCGGGGTCCAAGCACTGAAGAGAAAATCCACAGCTTCTCTGGAAACTCTGTAAACACTTACACAGGCCCTTCTTCCCCTCATGCCTCCATCTACATTCTGAGACTGCGCTCCAAACAGCACAGCTCCAAAACCACTGTGTACCTCCATGACGGTACAGGATCCTCCGGAGCATTCCCACTTCTCCCAAAGGATAGCCGCGTTCACACCTTAGGAGTTGGGATGACCAGCGTCACCTTGAATTGGTCGCCAAGTCCTTCCCTGATCTCCCAGAAAGGTTATGAGTATTGTGTTTTGGTTAACTCCAAAAACAATTACCCCAGCATGTGTGCAGCACAAGAGAGCATCCGGAGAAAAATAGAGGATATTCAAAACAGGAATGAGAAGAAAAGAAGGATGACACCATGGCCAATATTAAAGGAATGGTGGTGGGAGCAGTGGGACAGCTATCCAGACCCCCAAAACACTGATGAACTAGAAGAGTTGCAGTGTGTATGTAAAGGTGCAGAAAATGTGTGCACTGTCTCTGAGCTCTTACCTGACACTCAGTATTACTTTGACGTTTTTGTGATGGACAAGTTGAATGAGACTAGCATGGCATACACAGGGACATACGCACGGACCCACGAAGAGGCGCGTCCGGATATAACCACTCTAAGAGAAGGGGAACTCCGGTGGGTCAACTTTCCAGACAGGAGCTTCAACTCGGAGCAGTTCTTCAGCTTCCGTCCACGTGGCTGGCAGCAGAGTGGTCTCCTCACACTGCAGAGCTGTGGAGGAGATGAAAAAGTCAAGGTCACTGTATCCAATAAAGGTCAAGTTTTGGAGACTCAGAAAGTGGGGGGAGACTTGCTGCAGATTTGGCTCCAGGGAAGTCCTTCTTATTTGATACActtggagagagagggaacaccTACAAAGAAGACTCCTGTTGCTCTACCAGCAGGACTGACTGCCTCAGTGAAAATGCAGACCTCTTCCGCCTATCACAAAAGAGGAGTTCCATCTCTGCCATCAACTTTACAGATCAAGTCTTTCAACAAGCTGCGCACATGTAACAGTGTGACTATAGCCTGGATAGGGACAGAGGAGCGGAGCCTCTACTGCGTGTATCGCAGAAAGTTAAACAGTcgggaggcagagtctgggaaGGTGTTAGTTCTGAATGCCCCCTGCCTAGGTCCTGAGTCCCGCTCTGACACAGAGAGGGTCCTCTGTAAGTATTTTCAGGAGCTCAATCCCCGTCGTGCTGTCACCACAGCTGTGATCAGCGGCCTGGAGCCTGGAATGGCCTATGTGTTTGATGTCTATCTAATGAGACGCTGGGGGATCCCGATCAAATACACTAGCAAGATGGTAAAGACAAGAAGAGACTGCTGA
- the fam149b1 gene encoding protein FAM149B1 isoform X3, producing MISRYSRRPVSHKLEIRGLSRSSLDHHPVPEEADDDQSTPRYLHDLQEGCSTHNSSETSAASVHSDCSTIITVDFNQSWSGLQSSTGTGISTERSSVFSWGYDEFDKAASRQVQQMFEEIDKELYEGRGSGGGILPGLQDECQQWASRFPHLRIIGTQLVCPTDEGFQWYSTSGKSCSSSSLSAVKESNVKSPESNHSNTELNVQGKKALLRKPSSSEFKELPGASSGSSHHDNSKVIEVEGVMEEYLAFDSQDMDGEREPNSSDSGRRYHCLPPVSPYRCRRQAVLDLLFDDVWRQLVGWTKELVQRHWEGCTLINEEKLCGNLSPVPQKSSHPFMLLSTLPTTLPKLGLGRVPPLAGLPIQTARAPVGAAVQHNLNDLIVIQSIPLQQRNLTTLDRSQDPDERLYPRPGSSVVPSNKARPRRMLEQSSSSLSRPAQSARRRNPPPRTLLPLVPSLSQSTAGSMDEIIRGTRLPTANTSPLLPLSRNTLLPPIGTGDQETSYALPNSKPAQRQKGPSSRAHSAVNEEAGSSIPRDRHHLLDAFSRPNTTHTYRSDTPYRRSFTILDNISQGRPGRASVAADALGIGVTGVSLGISSSSFLESFSHHPLSHSPIKDEDEPNSHGAVPAPLMPVSIPRPYTRGGISSRAGRPGL from the exons ATGATTTCACGATACAGCAGAAGACCAGTATCGCACAAACTTGAAAT TCGTGGTTTGTCTCGGAGCAGCCTTGACCACCACCCTGTCCCTGAAGAGGCAGATGATGATCAGTCTACCCCACGCTACCTCCATGACCTCCAGGAAGGGTGTTCTACTCACAACAG CTCCGAGACATCTGCTGCATCAGTCCACTCAGACTGTTCGACTATTATTACCGTGGACTTTAATCAGTCCTGGTCAGGTCTTCAGAGTTCAACAGGAACTGGCATCTCCACAGAGAGGAGCTCTGTTTTCTCCTGGGGCTATGAT GAATTTGACAAGGCTGCATCACGGCAGGTGCAGCAAATGTTTGAGGAGATCGACAAAGAGCTTTATGAGGGTAGAGGCAGTGGGGGAGGGATTCTGCCAGGTCTGCAAGATGAATGTCAACAATGGGCTTCACGATTTCCACATCTTCG AATCATTGGCACTCAGTTGGTGTGTCCCACTGATGAAGGCTTCCAGTGGTATTCTACCTCAGGAAAAAGCTGTTCATCTAGCAGTCTGTCAGCAGTCAAAGAGAGCAATGTCAAATCCCCAGAGAGCAACCACAGCAACACAGA gcTGAATGTTCAAGGTAAAAAAGCATTGTTGAGAAAACCCTCCTCATCAGAATTCAAAGAACTTCCAGGGGCCTCCAGTGGATCCAGCCATCATGACAACTCCAAAGTGATAGAAGTGGAGGGTGTCATGGAGGAGTACCTGGCGTTTGATAGCCAGGATAT GGATGGTGAAAGAGAGCCTAACAGTTCAGATTCGGGGCGTAGGTATCATTGCTTACCGCCTGTCTCCCCATACCGCTGTCGGCGTCAGGCTGTTCTGGACCTGTTGTTTGATGATGTGTGGCGGCAGCTGGTTGGGTGGACAAAAGAGCTTGTTCAACGGCATTGGGAAGGGTGTACTTTGA tcaaTGAAGAAAAGCTTTGTGGAAACTTAAGCCCTGTCCCACAAAAATCAAGCCATCCATTCATGCTGCTCTCTACTCTGCCTACCACACTTCCCAAACTGGGTCTGGGCAGGGTGCCCCCACTTGCAGGCTTACCAATACAA ACTGCAAGAGCCCCTGTTGGAGCAGCAGTACAGCACAACCTGAACGACCTCATTGTCATCCAAAGCATACCTCTTCAACAGAGAAATCTGACTACACTGGATAGGAGCCA AGACCCAGATGAGAGGCTGTACCCCAGACCAGGCTCTAGTGTTGTTCCTTCAAACAAAGCTCGTCCTCGGCGGATGCTAGAGCAGAGCTCCTCCTCTTTGTCCCGTCCAGCACAGTCAGCCCGGCGCAGAAACCCTCCTCCCCGCACGCTCCTGCCCCTGGTCCCTTCTCTGAGTCAGTCTACAGCAGGCTCTATGGATGAGATCATCCGTGGGACACGATT gcCCACAGCAAACACATCTCCACTGCTACCTCTGAGCAGAAACACCCTTCTTCCCCCCATTGGCACTGGAGATCAAGAGACATCTTATGCACTGCCAAACTCTAAGCCTGCACAG CGTCAGAAAGGACCATCCAGCCGCGCTCACAGTGCTGTAAATGAAGAAGCTGGCAGCTCCATACCCAGAGATCGTCATCACCTACTCGATGCTTTCTCTCGCCCTAACACCACCCACACATACAGG TCAGACACTCCTTATCGTCGCTCCTTCACTATATTAGATAACATCAGTCAGGGGAGGCCAGGAAGGGCCTCTGTGGCAGCAG ATGCTTTGGGTATTGGTGTGACTGGTGTTAGTCTTGGCATCAGCAGCTCTTCCTTTTTGGAGTCATTTTCCCACCATCCATTGAGCCACTCGCCCATCAAAGATGAAGATGAACCAAATTCACACGGTGCTGTCCCAG CTCCACTGATGCCTGTGTCCATCCCACGACCTTATACTCGAGGAGGAATTTCATCCAGAGCTGGAAGACCTGGTTTATAA
- the fam149b1 gene encoding protein FAM149B1 isoform X2, with product MISRYSRRPVSHKLEIRGLSRSSLDHHPVPEEADDDQSTPRYLHDLQEGCSTHNSSETSAASVHSDCSTIITVDFNQSWSGLQSSTGTGISTERSSVFSWGYDEFDKAASRQVQQMFEEIDKELYEGRGSGGGILPGLQDECQQWASRFPHLRIIGTQLVCPTDEGFQWYSTSGKSCSSSSLSAVKESNVKSPESNHSNTELNVQGKKALLRKPSSSEFKELPGASSGSSHHDNSKVIEVEGVMEEYLAFDSQDMDGEREPNSSDSGRRYHCLPPVSPYRCRRQAVLDLLFDDVWRQLVGWTKELVQRHWEGCTLINEEKLCGNLSPVPQKSSHPFMLLSTLPTTLPKLGLGRVPPLAGLPIQNTKSRGSKHKSRRKTKKQKRPSSTARAPVGAAVQHNLNDLIVIQSIPLQQRNLTTLDRSQDPDERLYPRPGSSVVPSNKARPRRMLEQSSSSLSRPAQSARRRNPPPRTLLPLVPSLSQSTAGSMDEIIRGTRLPTANTSPLLPLSRNTLLPPIGTGDQETSYALPNSKPAQRQKGPSSRAHSAVNEEAGSSIPRDRHHLLDAFSRPNTTHTYRSDTPYRRSFTILDNISQGRPGRASVAADALGIGVTGVSLGISSSSFLESFSHHPLSHSPIKDEDEPNSHAPLMPVSIPRPYTRGGISSRAGRPGL from the exons ATGATTTCACGATACAGCAGAAGACCAGTATCGCACAAACTTGAAAT TCGTGGTTTGTCTCGGAGCAGCCTTGACCACCACCCTGTCCCTGAAGAGGCAGATGATGATCAGTCTACCCCACGCTACCTCCATGACCTCCAGGAAGGGTGTTCTACTCACAACAG CTCCGAGACATCTGCTGCATCAGTCCACTCAGACTGTTCGACTATTATTACCGTGGACTTTAATCAGTCCTGGTCAGGTCTTCAGAGTTCAACAGGAACTGGCATCTCCACAGAGAGGAGCTCTGTTTTCTCCTGGGGCTATGAT GAATTTGACAAGGCTGCATCACGGCAGGTGCAGCAAATGTTTGAGGAGATCGACAAAGAGCTTTATGAGGGTAGAGGCAGTGGGGGAGGGATTCTGCCAGGTCTGCAAGATGAATGTCAACAATGGGCTTCACGATTTCCACATCTTCG AATCATTGGCACTCAGTTGGTGTGTCCCACTGATGAAGGCTTCCAGTGGTATTCTACCTCAGGAAAAAGCTGTTCATCTAGCAGTCTGTCAGCAGTCAAAGAGAGCAATGTCAAATCCCCAGAGAGCAACCACAGCAACACAGA gcTGAATGTTCAAGGTAAAAAAGCATTGTTGAGAAAACCCTCCTCATCAGAATTCAAAGAACTTCCAGGGGCCTCCAGTGGATCCAGCCATCATGACAACTCCAAAGTGATAGAAGTGGAGGGTGTCATGGAGGAGTACCTGGCGTTTGATAGCCAGGATAT GGATGGTGAAAGAGAGCCTAACAGTTCAGATTCGGGGCGTAGGTATCATTGCTTACCGCCTGTCTCCCCATACCGCTGTCGGCGTCAGGCTGTTCTGGACCTGTTGTTTGATGATGTGTGGCGGCAGCTGGTTGGGTGGACAAAAGAGCTTGTTCAACGGCATTGGGAAGGGTGTACTTTGA tcaaTGAAGAAAAGCTTTGTGGAAACTTAAGCCCTGTCCCACAAAAATCAAGCCATCCATTCATGCTGCTCTCTACTCTGCCTACCACACTTCCCAAACTGGGTCTGGGCAGGGTGCCCCCACTTGCAGGCTTACCAATACAA AACACTAAGTCAAGGGGCTCAAAGCACAAGTCCAGACGGAAAACCAAAAAGCAGAAAAGGCCTTCCAGT ACTGCAAGAGCCCCTGTTGGAGCAGCAGTACAGCACAACCTGAACGACCTCATTGTCATCCAAAGCATACCTCTTCAACAGAGAAATCTGACTACACTGGATAGGAGCCA AGACCCAGATGAGAGGCTGTACCCCAGACCAGGCTCTAGTGTTGTTCCTTCAAACAAAGCTCGTCCTCGGCGGATGCTAGAGCAGAGCTCCTCCTCTTTGTCCCGTCCAGCACAGTCAGCCCGGCGCAGAAACCCTCCTCCCCGCACGCTCCTGCCCCTGGTCCCTTCTCTGAGTCAGTCTACAGCAGGCTCTATGGATGAGATCATCCGTGGGACACGATT gcCCACAGCAAACACATCTCCACTGCTACCTCTGAGCAGAAACACCCTTCTTCCCCCCATTGGCACTGGAGATCAAGAGACATCTTATGCACTGCCAAACTCTAAGCCTGCACAG CGTCAGAAAGGACCATCCAGCCGCGCTCACAGTGCTGTAAATGAAGAAGCTGGCAGCTCCATACCCAGAGATCGTCATCACCTACTCGATGCTTTCTCTCGCCCTAACACCACCCACACATACAGG TCAGACACTCCTTATCGTCGCTCCTTCACTATATTAGATAACATCAGTCAGGGGAGGCCAGGAAGGGCCTCTGTGGCAGCAG ATGCTTTGGGTATTGGTGTGACTGGTGTTAGTCTTGGCATCAGCAGCTCTTCCTTTTTGGAGTCATTTTCCCACCATCCATTGAGCCACTCGCCCATCAAAGATGAAGATGAACCAAATTCACACG CTCCACTGATGCCTGTGTCCATCCCACGACCTTATACTCGAGGAGGAATTTCATCCAGAGCTGGAAGACCTGGTTTATAA